The following DNA comes from Deinococcus sp. NW-56.
TGGACCAACGTGGACCCCGGCACCCACGCGGCGGAGGTGCTGACCGAGGTGCAGGAGCGGGTCGCGGCGAACGCCTGAGGAGTCAGGCCTTCCGCGCTGCCCGCAGCAGTTCCCCGCTGACGATCAGCTCGCGCACCCGCAGGAGGTCGGGGCGGTAGTAGCGGTCACGTTCCATCGGGGCGACCTCCTCCCGCAGTCGCTCCCACGCCGCCTGCACGCCCGCGCCCGCCCGCAGGCCGCCGAAGTCGAGGGCCTGCGCTCCTGCCAGCAGCTCGACCGACAGCACGGAGGCCACGTTCTCCACGATCTGCCGCAGGTGCCGCGCTCCGTGCGCTCCCATGCTGACGTGGTCCTCCTGATTGGCCGAGGTGGGGATGGAGTCCACGCTGGCGGGATGCGCGAGCACCTTGTTCTCGCTGACGAGGGCCGCCGCCGTGTACTGCGCGATCATCAGGCCGGAGTTCAGGCCGCCCTCCGGCGCGAGGAAGGCGGGCAGGCCGGAGAGGGCCGGGTTGAGCAGTTGCTCGGTGCGCCGCTCGGAGATGCTGCCGAGTTCGGCCACCGCCACCTTGAGCGCATCGGCGGTCAGGGCGAGAGGCTGGCCGTGGAAATTGCCGCCCGAAATAACCTCCCCGGTGTCGGGGAAGATCAGGGGATTGTCGGTGACGGACGCGAACTCGACGGCCAGGACGCGCCCCGCCTGCGCCAAGGCGTCCCACGTCGCCCCATGCACCTGGGGCACCGCCCGCAGGCTGTAGGCGTCCTGCACCTTGCCGCAGTTCGCGTGGGCGGGGGCGATTTCCGAGCCGTGCAAGAAGGCGCGGACTTCCTCGGCTACGGTCACCGCGCCGGGGTGGGGCCGCAGGGCCACCACGCCCGCCGAGAAGGGGCGGTGCGAGCCCGACAGCGCCTCCACCGTCATCGCGGCGGCCAGATTCGCGGTGCCCAGCAGGGTGCGGGCGTCGGCCAGAGCGAGGGCCAGCAGGCTGCCCATCATCTGGGTGCCGTTGATCAGGGCGAGACCTTCTTTGGCCTCCAGCACCAGCGGCGAGAGGCCGAGGTCGGCCAGCACGTCGGCGGCGGGGCGCACTGCTCCCCCGTATTCCACCTCCCCCAGCCCGATCAGCGCCAGCGCGAGGTGCGCGAGCGGCGCGAGGTCCCCCGATGCCCCCACGCTGCCCTGCGCGGGGATGACCGGGTGGGCGCGGGCGTTCAGCAGCGCGAGCAGCAGCTCCACGACCTCCGGCCGCACCCCCGAGTGCCCCAGCGCGAGCGACTGTGCCCGCAGCAGCAGCATGCCGCGCACGACCTCGGCGGGCAGGGCCTCCCCCACCCCGATGGCGTGCGACACGATCAGGTTGTGCTGAAGCTGCGCGAGTTGATCCCGGCCCACCCGCACCGAGGCGAACTTGCCGAAGCCCGTATTCACGCCATAGACGGCCTCGTCGCCATCCACGATGCGTTCCACGACCGCCCGCGCCCGGAGGATGCGTTCGCGGGCCGCGTCCGCGAGCTGCACAGGTTCGCCACCGCGCACCACGGCGAGAAAAGCGTCCAGATCAAGATGTCGGTCCAGAATCACAGCGGGGTCTCCTTCACGGGCTGGCCGCCCACATACACGCCGCGCACCGGACTGACCCCCAACGTGTAGGCGAGGTCGCGCCAGTCCGCCGAATGCAGGGCGAGAAAATCAGCCCGCGCCCCGGGCACGAGGGCACCCCGGTCACTCAGGCCCAGTGCGGCAGCCGCGTTGACGGTGCAGGCCGTCAGTGCCTCAGCGGGGGTTAGCCCACACAGCCGCACGGCGAGCGCGAGGGCCAGTTGCGAGCTGAACACGGGCGAGGAACCGGGGTTGAGGTCCGTTCCCACCGCCACGCACGCCCCCGCGTCCACCAGCGCACGGGCGGGGGCGGTGGGCAGGCCGAGGTGAAGGGTGACGCCGGGGAGGACGGTCGCCACCGTGGATGAGGCGGCCAGCGCCGCGATCTGCGCCGGACCGCTCGCCTCCAGATGGTCCACACTGAGCGCCCCCACCTCACAGGCGAGTTCGGTGCCCCCGATGGCGTGGAACTGGTCGGCGTGGAGCTTGGTGGCGAGGCCGTAGACTCTGGCAGCTTCGAGGATGGCCCGCGTCTCTGCGACGCTGAAGGCTTCCTTCTCGCAGAACACGTCTACAGCCTGAGCCAGATTGTCCTCTGCCACTTCCGGAATCAGTTCCTCGCAAACCGCGCGGACGTACTCGGCGCGGCCCTCGGTTGGGGGAACATGGACCAAGAGGGTGCGGACCACATCGCCGACAAATTCCGTCTCGGCAAAGTAAGCCGCTTGAAGCATCCGAAGCTCAGCATCAAAATCCAGCCCGTAACCGCTCTTGACCTCTATTGTCGTCGCGCCTGAATGTTGCAGCGCTTCAAGGCGTGGAAGGGCCAGCCTTGCCAGCTCCTCTTCACTCGCTGCCGCCGTCGCCCGCATGGTCGAGCGGATACCGCCGCCCCGCGCGAGGAGGGTTTCGTAGGGGACCCCCTCCACCCGCGCCTCGAAATCCGCGAGGCGGTCCCCGGCCCAGACCGCGTGGGTATGGGGGTCCACCAGGCCGGGAACGACTGCCACCCCGCCGAGGTCGCGCTCATTGGCGGCCCCAGGAGCGTCGGCGCGGTGGCCCACCCAGCGAATCCGCTCGCCGGAGACAAGGAGGGCGGCGTCCTCCAGCACGGTCAGCTCGCGCATCGCCCGCCCCCGCTGAGGGCCGGGGTGGGGGGTGACGAGCAGGGAAATGCCCGTGTAAAGCGTGTCAGTCACGGAAGACCTCCGCCAGCGTCTCCATGATCAGCCGCGCCCCGATCAGCTCGCTGCGCCCGGTTGGGTCGAGGTTGGGCGCGAGTTCCACGAGGTCGAGGCCCACGACCGTGTTCCGGCGGGCCGTTTCCGCCAGCACGCGCATCGCCTGACCGTAACTCAGTCCATCCGGCTCCGGGCTGCTCGTCCCCGGCAGCACGGCGGGGTCAAGGGCATCGGCGTCCACGCTGAGATAGACGTTTTTCCCAGTCAGCAACCGTGTCAACACCCCGGCGAGGTCGGCAGATACGTCCTCCATCGGGATCAGGGTATGGCCCCGTGCCCGCGCCGCCGCCACCGCCTCGGGGTCGAAGCGCAGCCCACGCAGGCCCACGGTCGTGATGTGAACGAGGTTCGGCAGGGCCTCCGCCGCCCGGCGAAAGGGGCTGGAGTTGGAATAGCGCGTGTCGTTGCGAGTGTCGGTGAAGTCGAGGTGCGCGTCGAGTTGCACGACGTGGAGATCGGGCACGTCGTCGTAAGCCCGCAGCAGCGGGAAGGTGACGGAGTGGTCCCCCCCCAGGAACACCGGCACGCGGCAGCGCCCCCGCACCTGCCGCGCGGCCTCGGTGGTACGGTCGCGGGCGAGTTCGGGTTCGAGGGAAGGCAGCACCACGTCGCCCGCGTCGGTGAAGGTCACGCCCCCCAAGCGGGAGGTCCCGTCCAGCCCGGTGAAGGGCGGCACGTAGCGCAGGCTGGCCTCCCGCAGCGCACGCGGCGCGAAGCGGGCGCCGGGACGGAAACCCAGCGCGATGTCGAAGGGGATGCCCAAGACGGCCACGTCCGAGCGCCAGTCGCCGTCCGGGGGCGCGTGGGGAGCACGGGCGAAGGTGGGAATGCCCCCGTAGGGGAGGTGGGCGGGCTGGCTCACCCCTGCTCCTTCGTGTGGTCCTCAACGCCCAGGCTCGGCAGGTCCAGCCCCCGCTCCCGCGCCACGTCCAGCGCGAGGTCGTAGCCCGCGTCCGCGTGGCGGATGACGCCCATGCCAGGGTCGTTCGTCAGGCAACGGCTGAGACGCCTCGCGGCCTCCGGCGTTCCGTCCGCCACCGCGACCAGCCCAGAGTGCTGCGAGAAGCCCAGGCCTACGCCCCCGCCGTGGTGAAAGCTCATCCACGCCGCACCCGACGCGATGCCCACCCCGAAGTTCAGCAGCGGCCAGTCGGACACGGCGTCCGAGCCGTCCTTCATCGCCTCCGTCTCCCGGTAGGGGCTGGCGACCGACCCCGCATCGAGGTGGTCGCGGCCGATCACGATAGGCGCCTTCAGCCGCCCGTCGGCCACCATCTCGTTGAACAGCAGCGCGGCGCGGTCGCGTTCCCGGTAGCCTAACCAGCAGATGCGGGCGGGCAGGCCCTGAAAGGCGATCTCGCCCGCCGCGTAGGTCAGCCAGGATTGCAGGCGTTCATCTTCGGGGAAGAGGTCCAGCAGCGCCCGGTCGGTCGCCCGGATGTCCTCGGGGTCGCCGGAGAGGGCCACCCAGCGGAAGGGGCCGCGTCCCTCGCAGAACGAATCGCGGATAAAGGCGGGCACGAAGCCGGGGTAGTCGAAGGCGTTTTCCACGCCCGCCTCCCGTGCCCGGTGCCGCAGGTTGTTGCCGTAGTCGAAGGCGACGGCTCCCCGCCGCTGGAGTTCGAGGATCGCCCGGACATGTGCGGCCATCGCCTCGTAGGCGCGGCGACGGTACTCTTCCGGCTCGTCCTGCCGCAGGCGGGAGGCGTCCTCGTCGGCGGCGACAGGCGGGATATAGCCCCACATGGGGTCGTGGGCGCTCGTCTGGTCGGTGACGAGGTCGGGGATATAGCCGATCTCCACCAGTCGGGGAATCAGGTCGGCAGCGTTGCCGAGGAGGCCGATGGAACGGGCCTCCCCCGCCGCCTTGTACCGCTCGGCCCGTGCGATGGCGTCTTCGAGCGAGTCGGCCACCTCGTCCAGATAGCGGGTGTCCAGCCGTTTCTGCACGCGGGTGGGGTCGATCTCGACCGTGATGCTCACCCCGCCTGCGAGCTTCACCGCCAGGGGCTGGGCGCCGCCCATTCCGCCCAGCCCCGCCGTCACGGTGACGGTGCCCTTCAGCGAGCCGCCGAAGTGCTTGCGGCCCGCCGCCGCGAACGTCTCGTAGGTGCCCTGGAGAATGCCCTGGGTGCCGATGTAAATCCAGCTTCCGGCGGTCATCTGCCCGTACATGGCGAGGCCCGCGCGGTCGAGGCGGTCGAACTCCTCCCAGGTCGCCCAGTGCGGCACGAGGTTGGAGTTGGCGAGCAGCACGCGCGGCGCCCACTCGTGCGTTTTCAGGACGGCGACCGGCTTGCCCGACTGGATCAGCAGCGTCTCGTCGTTTTCCAGGCGGTCGAGCGTCTCCACGATCTTGTGGAAGGCGGGCCAGTTCCGCGCCGCCTTGCCGCGCCCGCCGTACACGATCAGCTCGGCCGGGTGCTCGGCCACCTCCGGGTCGAGGTTGTTCATCAGCATTCGCTTGGCGGCTTCCTGAATCCAGCCCTTGGCGGTGCGGTGCGGGCCACGCGGAGCGCGGATGACGGGGGCGGACGGATCGACGGTCTGGGTCATGGGACACCTCTGGAGGGGGGGCGGGAGCGCGGCGAGTGGTGTGCCCATCTTGAACGCCCCCCGCCCACCCACAAGTTTGTTTTCCGGCTTTTCCGGAATTGCTCTGAAGAGCTGGCGGGTGATGACCGGGTCATCACCCCGAGCGAAGCGAGAAGCAGGGGGTGGCTGGCGGCTCCGGTTCCGCGCATCCGAGAAAGGCGCCCGAATGCTCTCCACCTTCGCCGCCAGCCACTTACCCTGGAGCCATGTCCCGCACCCAGAGCACCGTCGTTCATGCCGTGCGGCTGCTGGAGCTGTTCGACGCGGACCATACGGAATGGACGCTGGGGGAGCTGGCGCGGCATCTGGGGCAGCCCACCTCGACCGTTCACGAGGGGCTGAGTACGCTGACGGCGACCGGCCTGCTGACGCGGGTGGGCCGGGGCCGTTACCGGCTGGGCTGGCGGCGGCTGAAGCTGAGTTCGGCGCTGTACGGGAGCCTGCCGTGGTATGCCCCCGCCCACGCGGCGATGGAGCGGGTGGCGCGGGGAACGCACCTGCTGGCCTTTCTGTGCGTGCTGGACGGCCAGGACGCGGGAAGCGGGCGGCTGCTGTGCGTCGCCCGCAGCGTGCAGGGCCGGGACGGGCCGCCGGTGGCGGGGGAACTGGACTTCGAGCTGCCTGCCCACGCCACCGCGAGCGGCAAACTGCTGCTGGCGTTGGCAGAGCGTCCCCTGCCCTCCCCCGCCCCGGCCTACACGGCCGCCACCCTGACCGACCCCGCCGCGTGGGAGGCCGAGGCTGCCGCCATCCGGGGCGCCGGGCACGCGGCCACTGCCGACGAATGGGCCGTGGGCACCGGGGGCTTGGCCGTACCCCTGCATGGCGCGGGCGGAGAGGTGCTCGCCGCGCTCGGCGTCAGCCTGCCGACCTCCCGGCTGCGGGAACGCGAGACGCTGCTGCGCACCCTGCACGCGGCGGCGGCGGAGGTGGAGTGGGCATTGGGGTACCGCCCCCCGCCCGCTTCGCGCTAGCCGAGCACTGTGGGATGTGATACCTCTGGCCCTGGTTGTGTGAACGGGGCGAACCGGCCCGGAAAGGTGGGGGGCGGCGTGAAGACGTTTTTTCGGGACAACGGGCTGTCGGTGGTGACCCTGGGGCTGTTCCTGGTGTTCTGGGCGGCGCAGGCCCTGACGGGCTTTCAGGTCCACAACAGCGACCTGGAGGAACACGGCCGCGCGGCGCTTTCGTTCGGGCAGTACCTCGGCACCGGGCACTTCTGGGAAGCGACGGGCGAGAACTGGGAGAGCGAATTTCTCCAGATGGCCGCCTTCGTGCTGCTGACCGCGCGGCTCTACCAGCGCGGCTCGGCCGAATCGAACCCATTGCCCGACGAGGAGCTACCCCCCCAGCCCAAGCCGGACGGCCCGGTCCCCGGCCCGGTGCGGCGCGGCGGCTGGGCAGCGCAACTCTACGGCCACTCGCTGTCGCTGACGCTGCTGACCCTCTTCGCCGTGTCCTTCGTGATGCACCTGCTGGGCGGCACCGCCGAGCACAATCTGGAAGAGGCCCTGCACGGCGCTCCCCCCATCTCGGTCCTGGAGTTCCTGGGCAGCGCGGACTTCTGGCAGCAGTCCTTTCAGAACTGGCAGAGCGAGTTCCTGTCGGTCGGGGCGATGGTGGTGCTGACCATTTTCCTGCGCGAGCGCGGCTCGGCCGAGTCCAAGGAGGTGGAGGTGCCCCACCGCCACACCGGGAAGTGAGCCCAGCTCCCGGCAACTGATGCCCGTCTGACCGCCCCGTTCACGCCCGCGTCATCCGGCGGCTTCTCACCGGGCGCACACTGGGAGCATGCAAAAGCTGATCGGTTCCGCGTTGCTGGGTGCCCTGCTCGTCGGCTGCGGGGGACCCGCTCCGTCACCTGCTCCCTCGCCGGGAACGCCGACCTACTCGGTCAGTGGGCAGGTGCTGCTGCCGGGAGCGGGCGCGGCGTCGCTGACGCAGGGTGAGTTGGAGGCCCTCTGGGCGCTGCCGCACGTCCCCGGCGAGGTGCTGGTCCGGGACGCGGGGGAAGGGGGGCTGGGGGCACAGGCCCTTTCCGTGCTGTCGGGGGTCACCCTTCAAGCGGTGCCGGGCACTGACCTCAGCCGGGCGACGACCCCGGCAGGTGAGCGAGACGAGGCGTTCGCGCAGAGGCTCGCGGCGGCGGGGCTGGAGGTGCAGCCCAACCTGATCTACCGCCCGCTGGCGGTGCCCAACGACCCCGGATTCCCGCTGCCAGATCGTCGGGGTGTTCAGGTTGGGACCAATTTCTACGATCAGGACTACCTCACGCGCATCCGGGCGCTGGAGGGCTGGAACCGGCTGGAAGCGCTGGGCAGGCCCAAGTCAGGCGTGCTAACGGCGGTTCTGGACACCGGGGTGGACCGCACGCATCCCGAACTCAGAGATCGGCTGCGGCCGGGCCGCGACTTCTGCTCGCAGTTAGTGCTTGTGAGTGGTGGAAATTACGCCTGTCAGGGTCAGGACGACGACCCTGCTGAGGCCACGGCTGGAGATGTGGGACACGGGACCGGGGTGGCGGGCATTATCGCCGCGAACACCAACAACGGCGACGGCATCGCCGCGCTGACCTGGGGTGGCACGGTGTTGCCTGTCAAAGTCTTCGGTGCGGGCGCGGGGACCGTCGGGGCCACCAGCGCCAGCTTGGCAGCGGGGCTAAACTACGCGGTGGCGCAGGGGGCTAGGGTTATCAACCTCAGCCTGGGGTTTGGTGGGGAGAACGGTCAGCTTGCCCCCGCCGACCCAGAGATCGCCCGAGCCCTGGCCGCCGCCGCGCAGGCCGACGCGGTGGTTGTCGCGGCGGCGGGCAACACGCCGAATGACGGCCTGTACTACCCCGCCAGCGATCCTAACGTCTTGGCTGTGGGGGCTATCGGGCGGGGCGACACCCTGGCCTGCTACAGCGCCCGCCCGAGAGGCAACCAGAGGCCGTTGGACATCGTGGCGCCGGGCGGAGACTCTCCCTGCACCGGGACCACTGATTTCAACATCCTGACCCTCACGGCTTCCTCGCTGGGCGGGTACGCATTACGCGTCGGCACTAGCGAGGCGGCGCCGCAGGTCAGCGGGACGGCCTCACTGCTGCGCGGCGCCTTTCCCAGCCTGACGGCGGCGCAGGTGCGGCAGGCCCTCACGGCGGGCGCCCGGCAGGCGAATGGGCAGCGGATTCTGGACGTAGCGGGCGCCGTCGCCCAGGCCGAGCGGCTCACGACTGCCCCCACCAACCGGGCGTACACCCTCGTCGTGGAGGCGCGGCGCGGCGGCAGCGCCGTGACGACCAAGACCTTCACGGGCACGCTGTCGCAGGGGCAGCGGGCGATCAACTACAGCCTGAACGGCCTCGCGGCGGGAAGCTACACCCTGACCGCCCGCGTCACGCTGAATAACCCGAATGAGACGGCCGCGGGAACGCGCAGCGTGCAGGTCAGCGGCAACCTCAGCGGCGTCGACATCCAGACCCAGCGCTGAGCGGGAGGGGACGGGGCGGCCGACCCACACTTGGAGCCGCCGCCCCGCCCCGCCGGGCTGACCCCGCCATCACCCGGCGGCGCCCGCTTGCGCCTATCATGAACCCGTTATGAAACGCTGGTTCCTGACCGCCGCGCTGCTGGGCTCCGTCGCCACGGCCGCGCCCCTCACCGTTACCATCCTCCACACCGACGACCTGCACGGGCACCTCGACCCGGTCAAGATCGGGGAAGGCACCTACGGCGGCTACGCCCGCCAGACCACCCTGATCAAGCAGTACGCCGCGCAGGACGTAAACCCGCTGGTCCTCTCGGGCGGCGACACCTTCCAGGGCACGCTGTTTTACAACGTCTACCAGGGCCTCGCCGACGTGCTGTTCATGAATTACCAGGGCTATCAGGCCATGGCCGTGGGCAACCACGAGTTCGACAACGGCCCCGAGGCGCTGGCCCGCTTCGCGCAGAAAGCGCAGTTCCCGCTGCTGGCCTCCAACCTCGACCTCAGCGCCGAGCCGCTGCTGCGCGACCTGATCAAGCCCTACGCGGTCCTGAGCGTGGGCGGCGACCGGGTGGGTGTGATCGGCGCCGTGACGCCCGACCTGCCCCTGATCAGCTCGCCCGGCCCGAACGTGAAGATGCTGGAACTGATGGGCAGCCTGAACAACAGCGTCAAGGCTTTGCAGGCCCAGGGCATCAACAAGATCGTGCTGGTGTCGCACCTGGGCTACACGGTCGAGCAGCAGGTCGCCAAGACGGTGCCCGGCATCGACGTGATCGTGGGCGGGCACTCGCA
Coding sequences within:
- the hutH gene encoding histidine ammonia-lyase, with amino-acid sequence MILDRHLDLDAFLAVVRGGEPVQLADAARERILRARAVVERIVDGDEAVYGVNTGFGKFASVRVGRDQLAQLQHNLIVSHAIGVGEALPAEVVRGMLLLRAQSLALGHSGVRPEVVELLLALLNARAHPVIPAQGSVGASGDLAPLAHLALALIGLGEVEYGGAVRPAADVLADLGLSPLVLEAKEGLALINGTQMMGSLLALALADARTLLGTANLAAAMTVEALSGSHRPFSAGVVALRPHPGAVTVAEEVRAFLHGSEIAPAHANCGKVQDAYSLRAVPQVHGATWDALAQAGRVLAVEFASVTDNPLIFPDTGEVISGGNFHGQPLALTADALKVAVAELGSISERRTEQLLNPALSGLPAFLAPEGGLNSGLMIAQYTAAALVSENKVLAHPASVDSIPTSANQEDHVSMGAHGARHLRQIVENVASVLSVELLAGAQALDFGGLRAGAGVQAAWERLREEVAPMERDRYYRPDLLRVRELIVSGELLRAARKA
- a CDS encoding arginase family protein; translation: MSQPAHLPYGGIPTFARAPHAPPDGDWRSDVAVLGIPFDIALGFRPGARFAPRALREASLRYVPPFTGLDGTSRLGGVTFTDAGDVVLPSLEPELARDRTTEAARQVRGRCRVPVFLGGDHSVTFPLLRAYDDVPDLHVVQLDAHLDFTDTRNDTRYSNSSPFRRAAEALPNLVHITTVGLRGLRFDPEAVAAARARGHTLIPMEDVSADLAGVLTRLLTGKNVYLSVDADALDPAVLPGTSSPEPDGLSYGQAMRVLAETARRNTVVGLDLVELAPNLDPTGRSELIGARLIMETLAEVFRD
- a CDS encoding DUF6766 family protein, producing the protein MKTFFRDNGLSVVTLGLFLVFWAAQALTGFQVHNSDLEEHGRAALSFGQYLGTGHFWEATGENWESEFLQMAAFVLLTARLYQRGSAESNPLPDEELPPQPKPDGPVPGPVRRGGWAAQLYGHSLSLTLLTLFAVSFVMHLLGGTAEHNLEEALHGAPPISVLEFLGSADFWQQSFQNWQSEFLSVGAMVVLTIFLRERGSAESKEVEVPHRHTGK
- a CDS encoding S8 family serine peptidase, yielding MQKLIGSALLGALLVGCGGPAPSPAPSPGTPTYSVSGQVLLPGAGAASLTQGELEALWALPHVPGEVLVRDAGEGGLGAQALSVLSGVTLQAVPGTDLSRATTPAGERDEAFAQRLAAAGLEVQPNLIYRPLAVPNDPGFPLPDRRGVQVGTNFYDQDYLTRIRALEGWNRLEALGRPKSGVLTAVLDTGVDRTHPELRDRLRPGRDFCSQLVLVSGGNYACQGQDDDPAEATAGDVGHGTGVAGIIAANTNNGDGIAALTWGGTVLPVKVFGAGAGTVGATSASLAAGLNYAVAQGARVINLSLGFGGENGQLAPADPEIARALAAAAQADAVVVAAAGNTPNDGLYYPASDPNVLAVGAIGRGDTLACYSARPRGNQRPLDIVAPGGDSPCTGTTDFNILTLTASSLGGYALRVGTSEAAPQVSGTASLLRGAFPSLTAAQVRQALTAGARQANGQRILDVAGAVAQAERLTTAPTNRAYTLVVEARRGGSAVTTKTFTGTLSQGQRAINYSLNGLAAGSYTLTARVTLNNPNETAAGTRSVQVSGNLSGVDIQTQR
- the hutU gene encoding urocanate hydratase, with translation MTQTVDPSAPVIRAPRGPHRTAKGWIQEAAKRMLMNNLDPEVAEHPAELIVYGGRGKAARNWPAFHKIVETLDRLENDETLLIQSGKPVAVLKTHEWAPRVLLANSNLVPHWATWEEFDRLDRAGLAMYGQMTAGSWIYIGTQGILQGTYETFAAAGRKHFGGSLKGTVTVTAGLGGMGGAQPLAVKLAGGVSITVEIDPTRVQKRLDTRYLDEVADSLEDAIARAERYKAAGEARSIGLLGNAADLIPRLVEIGYIPDLVTDQTSAHDPMWGYIPPVAADEDASRLRQDEPEEYRRRAYEAMAAHVRAILELQRRGAVAFDYGNNLRHRAREAGVENAFDYPGFVPAFIRDSFCEGRGPFRWVALSGDPEDIRATDRALLDLFPEDERLQSWLTYAAGEIAFQGLPARICWLGYRERDRAALLFNEMVADGRLKAPIVIGRDHLDAGSVASPYRETEAMKDGSDAVSDWPLLNFGVGIASGAAWMSFHHGGGVGLGFSQHSGLVAVADGTPEAARRLSRCLTNDPGMGVIRHADAGYDLALDVARERGLDLPSLGVEDHTKEQG
- a CDS encoding IclR family transcriptional regulator, encoding MSRTQSTVVHAVRLLELFDADHTEWTLGELARHLGQPTSTVHEGLSTLTATGLLTRVGRGRYRLGWRRLKLSSALYGSLPWYAPAHAAMERVARGTHLLAFLCVLDGQDAGSGRLLCVARSVQGRDGPPVAGELDFELPAHATASGKLLLALAERPLPSPAPAYTAATLTDPAAWEAEAAAIRGAGHAATADEWAVGTGGLAVPLHGAGGEVLAALGVSLPTSRLRERETLLRTLHAAAAEVEWALGYRPPPASR
- the hutI gene encoding imidazolonepropionase, with product MTDTLYTGISLLVTPHPGPQRGRAMRELTVLEDAALLVSGERIRWVGHRADAPGAANERDLGGVAVVPGLVDPHTHAVWAGDRLADFEARVEGVPYETLLARGGGIRSTMRATAAASEEELARLALPRLEALQHSGATTIEVKSGYGLDFDAELRMLQAAYFAETEFVGDVVRTLLVHVPPTEGRAEYVRAVCEELIPEVAEDNLAQAVDVFCEKEAFSVAETRAILEAARVYGLATKLHADQFHAIGGTELACEVGALSVDHLEASGPAQIAALAASSTVATVLPGVTLHLGLPTAPARALVDAGACVAVGTDLNPGSSPVFSSQLALALAVRLCGLTPAEALTACTVNAAAALGLSDRGALVPGARADFLALHSADWRDLAYTLGVSPVRGVYVGGQPVKETPL